Part of the Triticum urartu cultivar G1812 chromosome 2, Tu2.1, whole genome shotgun sequence genome, TGGCACCACAGCGCCATGGCTTCCTCGTCCATCTCGTTGATGCGGAGACGGTGCTCCCGCCTCCGGTTTTCGCGATGATCCTCGTCGGTGATAAACCATGGCAGAGGCGCGAGCTCCTGTGCCCGCTCCCATGTCGACATGTTGGGGAAGTTCAATGTTCTATGAGGCCACCggaggcgccacgccgccgcgccgTACGCGCGGGCGGCCTCGTTGGCGGTGTCGAAATTGGCGAGGCCGAGGCGCATCCCACGGAACCGGATCTCGGCGGAGAAGCCGCCGGAGGGGCACGCGCGGACGCCGCGGTATCCCCAAGTTTCCCAGCGACGCGGCGGCATGGTGGCACGACGGCGGCGAGGCGAGAAAGAGCGGTGGTGAGGCACGGAGCGGGGAGAGAGCAGTGGCAAGGCACACGGCGGTGGGAGGGCGTTGGATTTTATAAAGCGCGCCAGACGCCGCACGCCAAAACTAGCGCACGCCCAGCCGCTTTTCCCCCGCACGCGCAATCCTTTCCCGATGCCTctgctatctctactctcttctctactgttatatttattttatatttaatatttatctccacttctctactctctactttttttcctttctctactcttataaaaaaacgaagttggtgatgatggtgtgcctgccatcctgcaatataggccgtccgatttatatctgacagataggaaggaaacaatgGCAATTTtacaaaaagatacccacacccctctccagatttgcaaataaggccttccctcgttcatccttttctcccacaagataaactactcatacaaatgcatcttgctagttctaaaaaacattccatcatttgccacactactggttgcagatgaaaaacctaccccaagcacagcgcgatacaggagcgacacacaattacaagctgatattctattggacaatggaggctataaccaattacttttacgggaacaatagcacccaggaaatttgaagggtaggtatgaacaaaattggaactgcacatgtattgctaagtgattcaatacacacattaccaatcgaggaggagaacgatggtcaccgcggcctctgtgagtcatggtcggcaatgggagtcagttcattgtccatgGAGGTGGTGCTTCTGCGCTTGGCATCAGCTTCCGGGAAGCAGAGCAGAGACCGTGGAAGATGgtgtcggggaagaggctccgtgtacgacgacgacggtggaccggctccagtgcggcgtacgaggtcgtcgatgaggcaaATGCACTatggtggacgagtgcgccgatgtagaaggggaggagcacgaaggctgtggtgccgtggagaagtctattttgtggtggggatagaaaatggggagtattcaggtgtactactctgggtgccgggtagggttggctgggtagggtgaacctgaagttacgaaaacagccccctaccaaccgtcatccgtaggcctattccgaaggctatgatggtaacttcccactgctcgaatcagggtcgcgggagattttcccgccgacctcaaaattttgtgacacttaactccccgtgtggcgtgttgggcaattcggctaagcaactagcgagtagtactagtaaactctacatattaggtttgaccaaagtcaaacttcctaaagtttgaccaagtttatagaaaaatataaaaattTACCATAACagatatgtatgatgtgaaagtacattcaataatgaatctaatggtatttatttgttattgtatatgttaatattttttgttataaactttctgagagtttacaaaacttgactttgaccaatgctaatacgcaaacttaaataaaaacgaagggtgtacacatttgttttcttagtatgtagtgaattaatcatttgttgaaattgtgaaataaatatattaggctactgacttcgaatgtaatggtctatacaattcaatagttacaatcattgtcgaattccaagatgtatatgaggtctatagtacttcacaacatgctcaaactcacataatcccagtcaaatgacaatcaaaatgcatttcatagttattactttgtaggatgcaacaaaaccaacaataactctacatcagccattataaaAGCAACATTTTGAACATATCCCAAggtgtgaatgaaacgtgcagagagagcttgcgaagatggagcagatagggcgggaaagattgtatgtatgtggacgagagagtaggagacaaacctaacgaaatagagagagagatagagagagaaagagaaaggaagaagttaggtctgtgagaaagatggagacatgtaatatatgtgagatgcgtgtgcatccaGATTCTGTacacgtggaaggagaagagacaacaggtttgatgagagagctggagaaacatggacgagaggggaaggatctcgtgggttgagggattgataaatttgtgcgggggagagagggattggtaattttgtgcgaGACAGAGAGAGGGTGGGAGGAGGAGTCAGTCAGTCGTCGTCACATCATCCTGCTTCCAAATggccccgcattctctagcgcagtgtggtcgccgtcttcggtctcctcgatgccctctttgaagattgaggtgttgtgcatgctggggtgcagagaagcacaagcgagagtggtctccatataaccttggatggggatgaattgtttgctcgggggaggggtgtgtgtgtgctgtgtgctgtgtgtgtgtgtgtgtgtgctgtgtgctgtgtgtgtgtgtcagatattgagagaaaacaaacctaaggagagaaatgtgtgtgtatgtgacggaaagctacatgctaaacagggtattcacgaagagattgtgcgtgcgagatagacagcgatgtgcgggccttgaggtgggcaggggccgggtgagggtgtcaaaatgtgcgcgttgatgcatgtgttacatgcgatcgtgcgagggatggacgaatcgagagagatggttttTGTGTTACagatgctcctctctctctctctctctctcacacacacaagcaaaatagaagaccgttctctcatgtatacacaacgtatcggcatctatctatgtctcactcatgcatgatcatttgcacattcacacctctctatgtctctatcacacgcacaccgtctccacattgcccttctgccacaacacacatatggacacatacacatgttctctctcagtcacacacacaaaatcagtattaaaaaaactagggcgcacctaaaacgtccaaatcaaaataaacacgaactggagctaaattcaaatatatggaaatattgtagaatcaagaacttttccaggaaaaaaagttgagtaatattcgaggattgtttccacacacacaaaaaggttcggtggatgtccttcgagcgcgacacggtgacgcaccgttcgatcgaccgcgtggccgcggttcacgcgcttgcacaggattccgtatcgtggctGTGGTAACTAATAAAAACGCTGCctagtctaatgtttacgtgtactagtatggttttcttttaagtttgaccaaccctaTATAAAACTAAACTAAGCTCGCATACAtacactcatcaatatgccgccgccgccgttgcgcatgccggcgcccgcctgctccggccaacaatttctcgcccatcaccgccatgtcaccgccatccctgtgccatgaagccgaaggctcgcccgctcatgtcgcctgcagtccctcctcgcgatgccgccgcgcTGCAAAGCACGCGAGAAGCTGGTGGAGCTGTGTCTATGCATGCAGCGTCGCCAGcaaggaggaactagcgtgtcattgtcgtctaCGCCCGtgcggaggaggcgcgcatggtggctgtcgcggcggaagccggtcgcgcgctcgtcgagcccgcaaaccgggtgcggacgcagaatctaccttcgagaccttgaatgccacgtggatcctgcaatctgaaggagcaatttgggtcagtcaaCTCTTGTGAGCCATTTGATGCAACATGGaaggctagaagggcttcttcaacctccgAAATTGATGCACGGTTCATCTTCTCAGCCCGCCACATGCCTAACCGCCTGCCACCGCCGCCGGGCCCTCCCCTGAATCGCCTGCCACCGCCATGCTCCCCCCACCCCCGCCATCCGTTTAACCCCGGGCATGATCCATTTTTTTCCGGCAGACTGCATTCCACACCCAACACTCATAAGATAGATCATGGGCACCCTGCCACCCTAATATAGATACTGGGGTAGCTTCTCTTCCGTCTTCTTCCTTCACTCcatcgaacttctttcacaaatcgactgacccaactTATAatactagtacgaacgtattaagtataGTAGGAACAcaaagatacgagcagtagtgcCAACTGCAAGAACAGTCCAATATTTAGTGCGCATAGTTATAGGCACACATACCAACACGTGAGCTGGAGGTTGCAGCTTGGACGCAGAATACCCCCACCCAGGACATGTGTTGTTGCAGTTTGGCAGAAGCGACAAGTGAGGAGGCTGCATGTGTGCTGCTATGCAAGGCTATTTGGGTCCAAAGTACAAGATGGCTGCCAATGCGCACTATAAATCGgaatttttctaaaaaaattataCGCACTACATATAGGAACAGAGggagacatagtactagtactactgtatgtactaaagagttcaaataacgagaaagaacataaacatagttctgctagggcctcagcacaacacaaccttgaaaataaactaagcaactagtccgcttgacactgcagtagaaccagcatgagcgacgacactgccacctactcggagtcagagtccatgtcctcgacttcatcctcgtccctcttcgtcttcctctttgccgacgcttctttgcttgaaccggacactgggctctgcttcttcatccaacccttgtagatatttaaacaaaggtaggcatccattgctgcgtacatgatgtgatcttcatctaatgtctttgactcccatgcatgatgaaactcatGGTGAGGCTTCTTAAGTTTAgtgtacgaaggatcaatcatggctgctgccagggtcatcattgaaggttgagaggaggacaccaggcttgccttctggagatcgaagggctggcctacaacgaggcctatctgacccatgacatccctgtcgttcctaaagtctacaataacgaatttcactctttcaTCCTTGAGGAAgatcttaaaatcctggcactcaacgtcagcatggcatatgtggtagaccaagcacacgttatgtacgcaaacctggatcacggcgggcttctttttctctgcctcctttagaatcttctctctttgcaggactgtggtgtagtcaacatctagcccaacgacccactcatccgttgaactatTGAACATGCAtaggaagcgagcaaggcatGCTTTCACTGTCGCGGATCCACGTGTaagtagaagacggggacgagtagggcgtgcgaatggcgtggggttgctggcttgcctggtggataaacggctgcaagcccccaagaGTTCTAgcgaactatgcgggacccactagatgtcatgtctactagacccatatcgtaggcctgacgatatagcttctgcctgttcgcacgccatgccggcgcaTGGGTAACTTCATTGAATTCCATCGACCATCCCGCCTCCCatgaccttcgcctccctcgcatggtcgcgccctttgagacttcgaccggctataaatgagcaatctTTTttcctactccgcatgcatgatactccctctggtcctttttacttccgtcaaccgtttgcaaagtgtttgaccaagtttatactaaaaatatcaatatctacaatactaattataatgagtataagaactacgttttataatgagtataaaaatattgatttgacattgtgaatgctGATGCATTTTTAtataagtttggtcaaagtagaggtacattgacttcggacaaaacttaaatgcacaatgcagactTGTTCCTCCTTCCAGGTGTGTGCCATGTCCTATATTGTCATCACAACAAGAGCTATTAGAGTActactacctcccttctagtttaaagggctcgattcaaaaatttcacctactcttagcaagatagaggcggtggaatagtttttgtagtctgcaaaagtactcaactaataatgttgttcttcacaaaaaaatgtgtttaccaatgcatgcatgaacactagttactctaaccccgctctcttctttaattctttgcaacatcagcatgtttgctattcccgtgtgaaTGAtgccagctaagataccaccattatggccagccttaatcatcgcatgcaataatttagtgcaccttgaaatatgaacatgtgtggggcgtgtatgtttttaatgacttgagactatacctagcccgacATGCAAGATGAGATTTATTATGCACcattccccatacctgcaggaagcccgttcgtctccaaatcttttcctctccttgtgtggaaacaatatgcctgccagactctccttctccctccggtggtcccaccactccaccccgtgtggaaAAAATATGCATgcaggactcccccccccccgcgcgttcgtccaatccattgtgaccagcaatatttccaccccttccctcccccgtaatttactccaacaaatatgcccacgtactacctcctttccggtttatagggctcaattcgaaaatctcaccaaccaagctagatgatgagtggtggaataattTTCATGGTTTGTAAAAGCACTCAATCAATGCGCTTGTTTTTCTCAAAGAATTGTGTTTACCAAtacattaattgcaatgcatgcatgcatgaagtacatgcattggtcaagtTTCTCATAATCCTCGCATGCAATGAATTAATGCACCTTGAATTCTGAGCATGTGATGGGAGTAGCTGTTACGTTAATCACGCAACATATCTTCCGGGACGCTGCTTCAGTTACTTAATTgtaggtgcattgggtcactgacatatgggcccaacaggggtctggcccacatgtcagtgacgcaactggacctgcagttaagtcagtgcagctcagtccatatcttacattggtgtgccattgctcgctataaatactgcgcctcccacggcATTCGGAAGAACGCTCACGTTcgtcgctatctcctcccctccctctcacatcgaccaccatggcatcgccactcccaagccctaggcgcccctcgctgcaccgcctGGACGGTCACGTGTCGCCGTTCCGTACCTCGCCACCACTAGTCAAGGAGGACGTGTCGGTGTTCCACTCCTCaccgcgacgcgtcgaggtggacgcattggcgttcccaatctcgccagcatgCGCGTCGGAGTTCATGTTGGCTCCCCACTATGAGGAGAACGCCACGCCTCCCACCGAGCCCCCCAACCTtc contains:
- the LOC125536463 gene encoding ethylene-responsive transcription factor 1-like; this translates as MPPRRWETWGYRGVRACPSGGFSAEIRFRGMRLGLANFDTANEAARAYGAAAWRLRWPHRTLNFPNMSTWERAQELAPLPWFITDEDHRENRRREHRLRINEMDEEAMALWCQRFPQDIINEREFYAQRRAERDKRRVERAAYREDKHRRKADTQFNLRLGAASPWISDDDRYLHTYSQTLEEDITEEESDDEE